The Platichthys flesus chromosome 10, fPlaFle2.1, whole genome shotgun sequence genome includes a window with the following:
- the mrpl33 gene encoding 39S ribosomal protein L33, mitochondrial, whose translation MFLTTANLAKAKSKAVLVQMMSSAGTGYFFNTKRNRLRDKMVLRKHDPIVNTHVLFFEKRKIRSV comes from the exons ATGTTTCTAACCACAGCGAATT TGGCCAAGGCTAAATCAAA GGCCGTCCTGGTGCAGATGATGAGCTCTGCGGGCACAGGCTACTTCTTCAACACCAAGAGGAACCGTCTCCGGGACAAGATGGTGCTGCGCAAGCACGATCCCAtcg TGAACACGCATGTCCTATTCTTTGAGAAGAGGAAGATCAGATCAGTTTAA